The following are encoded together in the Bradymonas sediminis genome:
- a CDS encoding FecCD family ABC transporter permease translates to MSATRLLSTIAIALVAALGCALVGLGWGSSDLGAGQIIRGLLTNSLDPMQQTILLNARVPRVLFAAVVGAALASSGAVFQTVLRNPLADPYILGVSGGAALGGTLFLTLGSAALGGFVFGVPAAAFVGALGALALIFGVERWTPAGRTSNYVLLLTGVVFNAFASAIIMFLKSIVSAQKAQELLFYLMGSLAVEGMALSTLLGCAAAVTLCILGLIWFARDLNAISLGDDDAATLGVDVARVRWWTVLISSIAVAVAVAFSGLIGFVGLVVPHGVRLLVGPDHRVLIPTCAIAGAGFLILSDLIARSVFGLFSSTLPVGVITALIGAPLFVFFLWRSMRPT, encoded by the coding sequence TTGAGCGCCACCAGGCTGCTGAGCACGATCGCCATCGCGCTGGTCGCGGCGCTTGGCTGCGCGCTGGTCGGGCTGGGTTGGGGGAGCTCCGACCTGGGCGCCGGGCAGATCATCCGCGGCCTGCTCACCAACTCACTCGACCCGATGCAGCAGACCATCTTGCTCAACGCCAGGGTGCCGCGGGTGCTCTTCGCGGCGGTGGTGGGCGCGGCGCTCGCCAGCAGCGGCGCGGTCTTCCAGACCGTGCTGCGAAACCCGCTGGCCGACCCCTATATCCTGGGCGTGTCGGGCGGCGCGGCGCTGGGCGGCACGCTCTTTTTGACCCTCGGCTCGGCCGCCCTCGGCGGCTTCGTCTTCGGCGTACCGGCGGCCGCGTTTGTGGGCGCGCTCGGGGCGCTGGCGCTGATCTTCGGGGTCGAGCGCTGGACCCCGGCCGGGCGCACCTCGAATTATGTACTTCTTTTGACGGGTGTGGTGTTTAACGCCTTCGCCAGCGCGATCATCATGTTTTTAAAGAGCATCGTGTCGGCCCAAAAGGCCCAGGAGTTGCTCTTCTACCTGATGGGATCACTGGCGGTCGAGGGCATGGCGCTGTCGACGCTTCTCGGCTGCGCGGCAGCCGTAACCCTATGTATTTTAGGGCTTATCTGGTTTGCGCGCGACCTCAACGCCATTAGCCTGGGCGACGATGACGCGGCGACCCTGGGCGTCGACGTGGCGCGGGTGCGCTGGTGGACGGTGCTCATCTCGAGCATCGCGGTGGCGGTGGCGGTGGCGTTCTCGGGGCTTATCGGCTTCGTCGGGCTCGTCGTGCCCCACGGCGTGCGCCTGCTCGTGGGCCCCGACCACCGCGTCCTCATCCCCACCTGCGCGATCGCGGGCGCCGGGTTTTTGATCCTCTCGGACCTCATCGCACGCAGCGTCTTCGGGCTCTTCTCGAGCACCTTGCCGGTCGGCGTCATCACCGCGCTCATCGGCGCGCCGCTGTTCGTCTTCTTTTTATGGCGCTCGATGAGGCCGACATGA
- a CDS encoding ABC transporter ATP-binding protein, whose translation MTLMQAVEITHGFGAGEGQRRVLSDISLKIEAGESVALIGPNGVGKTTLMRILAGLLKPTSGRVELRGGEDLHAMSRREVARQLTVVPQARPQVFDFSALDLVLMGFHARTARFSLPSAAHQEQALAAMAELDVADLADRPASVLSGGELQRVLMARTMTSEAALWLLDEPTANLDIRHQIALLEQVTAHCARGGAALGVLHDLALAHRYFERVIILDDGKIRADGPSNSTLDDALLSQVFQVDLHSVDVGERRVWVVK comes from the coding sequence ATGACCTTAATGCAAGCCGTTGAAATTACTCATGGTTTTGGCGCAGGCGAAGGCCAGCGTCGGGTGCTCAGCGATATCTCGCTCAAGATCGAGGCGGGCGAATCGGTCGCCCTTATCGGCCCCAACGGCGTCGGCAAAACCACGCTGATGCGCATCCTCGCCGGGCTCCTGAAACCAACCTCGGGGCGAGTCGAATTGCGCGGCGGCGAAGACCTCCACGCGATGAGCCGGCGCGAGGTCGCCCGCCAGCTCACCGTCGTCCCCCAGGCGCGCCCGCAGGTCTTCGACTTTAGCGCGCTCGACCTGGTGTTGATGGGCTTTCACGCGCGCACCGCGCGCTTCTCGCTGCCCTCGGCCGCCCACCAAGAACAGGCGCTGGCCGCCATGGCCGAATTGGACGTCGCCGACCTCGCCGACCGCCCCGCCTCGGTCCTAAGCGGCGGCGAGTTACAGCGCGTGCTTATGGCCCGCACGATGACCTCAGAGGCTGCGCTGTGGCTGCTCGATGAGCCGACCGCCAACCTCGATATCCGCCACCAGATCGCGCTTTTGGAGCAAGTCACCGCCCACTGCGCCCGCGGCGGCGCCGCGCTCGGCGTGCTGCACGACCTGGCGCTTGCCCACCGCTATTTCGAGCGCGTCATCATCCTCGATGACGGCAAGATCCGCGCCGACGGCCCCAGTAATTCTACCCTCGACGACGCCCTGCTCTCCCAGGTCTTCCAGGTCGACCTGCACAGCGTCGACGTCGGGGAGCGCCGCGTCTGGGTCGTAAAATAA
- a CDS encoding dipeptidase translates to MTQKFAPVDLHVDSIIQQRLFGYNMTRRHRPGMRGQPLFWHADIPRMVEANYAGACLGVHYFPWESEAGWREMNRQIDYLDEVVAQDARVMRVRSPEDWAEARRRGVIGLAPGVEGAHMLNAKLERVAELAARRPAYMTLTHFCKNAAITPAMGRGANEVDGLTEFGRALVGALEDADILVDLAHVNTPGVLDVCKVARRPVLCTHTGVKGVYDHARNISDAEIDAIAQTGGVIGVIFAPGFLAGKLRATSSVVVDHLEYIIQRVGIRHVAIGSDYDGWLPAIPSDQRDCRDIHIVSNELIHRGYSAEQVAMIMGENAFEMLSRARPEF, encoded by the coding sequence ATGACTCAGAAATTTGCGCCGGTTGATCTGCATGTCGACAGCATCATTCAGCAGCGGCTCTTCGGCTATAATATGACGCGGCGCCATCGCCCGGGCATGCGCGGGCAGCCGCTGTTCTGGCACGCCGACATCCCGCGGATGGTCGAGGCAAATTACGCCGGGGCCTGCCTGGGGGTTCATTATTTTCCCTGGGAGAGCGAGGCTGGCTGGCGCGAGATGAACCGCCAGATCGACTACCTCGATGAGGTGGTCGCCCAGGACGCGCGGGTGATGCGGGTGCGCAGCCCCGAGGATTGGGCCGAGGCGCGCCGGCGCGGGGTCATCGGGCTGGCGCCGGGGGTGGAGGGCGCGCATATGCTCAACGCAAAGCTTGAGCGGGTGGCCGAGCTGGCCGCGCGCCGCCCGGCCTATATGACGTTGACGCATTTTTGCAAAAACGCCGCGATCACCCCGGCGATGGGGCGCGGGGCGAACGAGGTTGACGGGCTCACGGAGTTTGGGCGCGCGTTGGTCGGCGCGCTCGAGGACGCCGATATCCTGGTCGACCTGGCGCACGTCAACACCCCCGGGGTGCTCGACGTCTGCAAGGTCGCGCGCCGCCCGGTGCTGTGCACCCACACCGGCGTCAAAGGTGTGTATGACCACGCGCGCAATATCAGTGATGCCGAGATCGACGCGATCGCCCAGACCGGCGGGGTCATCGGGGTGATCTTCGCGCCCGGGTTTCTGGCCGGCAAGCTGCGCGCCACATCCTCGGTGGTGGTCGATCATCTCGAATATATCATTCAGCGCGTGGGGATTCGTCACGTCGCGATCGGCAGCGATTATGATGGGTGGCTGCCGGCGATTCCCAGTGACCAGCGCGACTGCCGCGACATCCATATCGTCAGCAATGAGCTGATTCATCGAGGCTATTCGGCCGAGCAGGTCGCGATGATCATGGGCGAGAACGCGTTTGAGATGTTGAGTCGGGCGCGGCCGGAGTTTTGA
- a CDS encoding serine/threonine protein kinase: MSINTQPEQGLAGPVDLIGQRLFGGYEVIKKLGEGGMGAVYLAQQASIGQSIALKVLRSRATRSDETVARFHREAKVIGMMTHPNIVRVLIFGRLEGLLYMAMEYVHGDELQERMQRGLLSEVQVIKIMKQTLSALAEAHDLGVIHRDLKPENILLTNFRGEPDFVKVLDFGIAKILEDNEYGETNTIDEMPLTQTGIVYGTPYYLSPEQARADELDTRTDIYSLGCILYELMAGQKPFDGKSAAEVVRMQAFEQPRPAREVAPDRVSPTMAGIIEKAMSKDREDRFSSAMEMFDALMVREQELLQEGVITGRSTYFPGSEVTGSRPLMAIDAQQPGLYTPPTSPDEGGPTVTLKRRSVLLIVAGVSFAFMLMTAMLFLAVATR, translated from the coding sequence ATGAGCATCAATACGCAGCCTGAGCAGGGGCTCGCCGGGCCGGTTGACCTGATCGGCCAGAGGTTATTTGGCGGCTATGAGGTCATCAAAAAACTCGGCGAAGGCGGCATGGGCGCGGTCTATCTGGCGCAACAGGCGAGCATCGGGCAATCCATCGCGCTGAAGGTGCTGCGCTCGCGGGCGACGCGCAGCGACGAGACGGTGGCGCGTTTTCACCGCGAGGCCAAGGTCATCGGGATGATGACCCACCCCAATATCGTGCGCGTGCTCATCTTCGGGCGCCTGGAGGGGCTGCTGTATATGGCGATGGAGTATGTGCACGGCGACGAGCTTCAGGAGCGCATGCAGCGGGGCCTGCTCAGCGAGGTACAGGTCATCAAGATCATGAAGCAGACCCTGAGCGCGCTTGCCGAGGCCCACGATCTCGGGGTGATTCATCGGGATTTAAAGCCCGAGAATATCCTGCTGACTAATTTTCGCGGGGAGCCCGATTTTGTGAAGGTCCTAGACTTTGGCATCGCCAAAATCCTGGAGGACAATGAGTATGGGGAGACCAATACGATCGACGAGATGCCGCTGACCCAGACCGGCATCGTCTACGGCACGCCCTATTATCTGTCGCCGGAGCAGGCGCGCGCCGATGAGTTGGACACGCGCACCGACATCTACAGTCTCGGGTGCATCCTCTACGAATTGATGGCCGGGCAAAAACCGTTTGACGGCAAGAGCGCCGCAGAAGTGGTGCGCATGCAGGCGTTCGAGCAGCCGCGGCCGGCCCGCGAGGTCGCCCCGGATCGCGTGTCGCCGACGATGGCGGGGATCATCGAAAAGGCGATGTCCAAAGACCGTGAGGACCGGTTCTCCAGCGCGATGGAGATGTTCGACGCCCTGATGGTGCGCGAGCAGGAGTTGCTGCAGGAGGGCGTCATTACCGGGCGATCGACCTATTTCCCCGGCAGCGAGGTCACCGGGTCGCGCCCGCTCATGGCGATCGACGCCCAGCAGCCCGGGCTCTATACGCCGCCGACTTCGCCCGATGAAGGCGGGCCCACGGTGACCCTTAAGCGGCGCTCCGTGCTGCTGATCGTCGCCGGGGTGAGCTTCGCCTTTATGTTGATGACGGCGATGCTATTTCTGGCCGTGGCCACCCGCTGA
- a CDS encoding aminoglycoside phosphotransferase family protein, translating into MSKTNEQTPANSADETTLNPNSHQGMEARVRQAVARLFSPEIAKVAELENLGGHASLRIYWRVTLPATDPDTGQLLDPARGEFTRMAMVLPMSGDPFASDEGTSEGDAAITELPFINMQRYLRKIDLPVGDIDRVDMDLGVLLLEDLGQQTFEDRILAVGGDEDAFMGLYREAIDLLIDFQLAVLNSAGDRALTEDCIGFGRKFDRGLLRWELDHYLEWGLDARLSGDEAARVDARRADLSAAFDTIVDALLAAPQTLVLRDYQSRNLMYKDGWQLIDFQDALMGSCVYDLVALLRDSYIELRGDQVDALLGYYIAQGARAELPWCADEDAVVSTFHLQTVQRKLKDAGRFINIDRVKGDPSFLPYYDASIRYVFEALSKCSVGEELSEILADIEPSWPRG; encoded by the coding sequence GTGAGCAAAACGAACGAACAAACCCCCGCGAATTCCGCTGACGAGACGACCCTCAACCCGAACTCCCATCAGGGGATGGAGGCGCGCGTTCGCCAGGCGGTCGCGCGGCTTTTTAGCCCCGAGATCGCGAAGGTCGCCGAGCTTGAGAACCTGGGCGGCCACGCCTCATTGCGCATCTATTGGCGGGTGACGCTGCCGGCGACCGACCCCGACACCGGCCAGCTTTTGGACCCCGCCCGCGGCGAATTCACCCGCATGGCGATGGTGCTTCCGATGAGCGGCGACCCCTTCGCCAGCGACGAGGGCACCTCCGAGGGCGACGCCGCGATCACCGAGTTGCCGTTTATCAATATGCAGCGTTATTTGCGAAAGATTGATCTTCCGGTGGGTGATATCGACCGCGTCGATATGGACCTCGGCGTGCTGCTCCTGGAAGACCTCGGCCAGCAGACTTTTGAAGATCGGATCCTTGCGGTCGGCGGCGACGAAGACGCGTTTATGGGGCTTTACCGCGAGGCGATCGACCTGCTGATCGACTTTCAGTTGGCGGTGCTAAACTCCGCGGGCGACCGGGCGCTCACCGAAGATTGCATCGGCTTTGGGCGCAAATTCGACCGCGGCCTGTTGCGCTGGGAGCTCGACCATTATCTGGAGTGGGGCCTCGACGCGCGCCTAAGCGGCGATGAGGCCGCGCGGGTCGACGCGCGCCGCGCCGACTTGAGCGCCGCGTTCGACACGATCGTCGACGCGCTGCTCGCCGCACCCCAGACCCTGGTCCTGCGCGATTATCAGTCCCGCAACTTGATGTATAAAGATGGCTGGCAATTGATCGACTTCCAGGACGCGCTGATGGGCTCCTGCGTCTACGATCTGGTGGCGCTGCTGCGCGACTCCTATATCGAATTGCGCGGCGACCAGGTCGACGCGCTGCTTGGCTATTATATCGCGCAGGGCGCGCGGGCCGAGCTTCCCTGGTGCGCCGACGAAGACGCGGTGGTGTCGACCTTCCACCTGCAAACCGTTCAGCGAAAGCTCAAGGACGCCGGGCGCTTTATCAATATCGACCGGGTCAAAGGTGACCCGAGCTTCTTGCCCTATTATGATGCCTCGATTCGCTATGTATTTGAGGCGCTTAGCAAATGTTCGGTCGGCGAGGAGTTGAGCGAAATCCTCGCCGATATCGAGCCGAGTTGGCCGCGCGGCTGA
- the gluQRS gene encoding tRNA glutamyl-Q(34) synthetase GluQRS, with translation MNYDELLQKSNALRLKTPRARYAPSPTGPLHLGNVRTALLAWLQARLVGGVFIMRNEDLDTNRVIEGSAGRIYEDLRWLGLDWDEGEDVGGPVGSYVQSERTALYREALDRLRALRHDGHPAVFRCYCSRRDVREAASAPHQYGRLIYPGTCRGLSEAEEDAVREEKPDRIPIWRFWMPRRRVCVQDEVAGEFCQQLDEEVGDFVLRRADDLFAYQLAVVVDDALMGVTDVLRGRDLLSSTPRQIALFEALGFAVPTFWHVPLMRDESGERMSKREESLSLQTLRANGKTPDQVVGRLAHSIGLAAPGERISAQDLLGRLSLDDFKDALRRASDSDK, from the coding sequence ATGAATTATGACGAACTTTTGCAAAAATCGAACGCTCTTCGCCTCAAAACACCGCGCGCCCGCTACGCGCCAAGCCCCACCGGGCCGCTGCACCTGGGCAATGTTCGCACCGCCCTGCTCGCATGGCTCCAGGCGCGCCTGGTCGGCGGCGTCTTCATCATGCGCAACGAGGATCTCGACACCAACCGGGTGATTGAGGGGAGCGCCGGGCGCATCTACGAGGATCTTCGCTGGCTCGGCCTGGACTGGGATGAGGGCGAGGACGTCGGCGGGCCGGTGGGCTCCTATGTGCAGTCGGAGCGAACGGCCCTGTACCGCGAGGCGCTGGACCGGCTGCGGGCGCTGCGCCACGACGGGCACCCGGCGGTCTTTCGCTGTTATTGCTCGCGCCGCGACGTGCGCGAGGCGGCCAGCGCGCCGCACCAATACGGGCGGCTGATCTATCCGGGGACCTGTCGGGGTTTGAGCGAGGCCGAAGAAGACGCGGTGCGCGAAGAGAAGCCCGATCGCATCCCGATCTGGCGGTTTTGGATGCCGCGCCGCCGTGTGTGTGTTCAGGACGAAGTGGCCGGCGAGTTTTGCCAGCAGCTCGACGAAGAGGTCGGTGATTTTGTGCTGCGCCGGGCAGACGACCTCTTCGCCTATCAATTGGCCGTGGTGGTCGATGATGCGCTGATGGGCGTCACCGACGTGCTGCGCGGGCGCGATCTTTTGAGCTCGACGCCGCGCCAGATCGCGCTGTTCGAGGCGCTCGGCTTCGCGGTGCCGACCTTCTGGCATGTGCCGCTGATGCGCGATGAGAGCGGCGAGCGCATGTCGAAGCGCGAGGAGTCTCTGTCACTGCAGACGCTGCGCGCCAACGGCAAAACGCCCGACCAGGTGGTCGGGCGTCTCGCGCACTCGATCGGCCTCGCCGCCCCGGGCGAGCGCATCTCGGCGCAGGACCTGCTCGGGCGACTGAGCCTCGATGACTTCAAAGACGCGCTCAGGCGCGCGTCGGATTCAGACAAATAA
- a CDS encoding DoxX family membrane protein → MQNTPAETDLLAKLTAPLRDKALVIFRVMLSTIFLVAGTNHLTSPNGVATRLESAPLGFLATSIASAELLVIASGVALLLGGLALAAGFKTRWAALLLILLLIPITITVQVGSLASMGPLAKNIGLGGGLIYFLAFGNSPASTSDLRLN, encoded by the coding sequence ATGCAAAACACCCCAGCAGAAACCGATCTCCTCGCCAAACTCACCGCGCCGCTTCGCGACAAAGCGCTCGTGATTTTCCGCGTCATGCTCAGCACGATCTTCCTCGTCGCGGGCACTAACCACCTGACGAGCCCCAACGGCGTCGCGACGCGTCTTGAGAGCGCCCCGCTGGGCTTTTTGGCGACCTCCATCGCCTCGGCCGAGCTGCTCGTCATTGCCTCCGGCGTCGCCCTGCTGCTCGGCGGCCTCGCGCTGGCCGCGGGCTTCAAGACCCGCTGGGCGGCGCTCTTGCTCATCCTCTTGTTGATTCCGATCACCATTACCGTCCAGGTCGGCAGCCTCGCCTCGATGGGGCCGCTGGCCAAAAATATTGGCCTGGGCGGCGGCCTTATTTACTTTTTGGCCTTTGGGAATAGTCCTGCCTCAACTTCCGATCTGCGCTTGAATTGA